In one Notolabrus celidotus isolate fNotCel1 chromosome 1, fNotCel1.pri, whole genome shotgun sequence genomic region, the following are encoded:
- the LOC117814507 gene encoding sodium- and chloride-dependent neutral and basic amino acid transporter B(0+)-like: protein MGKYGLNLARDPARDPAILTDQDCQTEDGDENPDRGNWTNKTEYMLSMIGFAIGLGNIWRFPYIAFKNGGGAFLFPYFLMLVLCGIPLFFLESAIGQFCSQGPINVWRAVPILQGVGFSMVMVNILVSIYYNVIVAYSLYYMFASFQSPLPWSKCSSWSDKNCSSAPLGKGPCNVNMGFYILYCNVSGVLVSNWTQENSTCPSSNMIRVPVQSPSEQYWDRVALQRSSGLDETGPIVWHLALCLLLSSAILATVLIKGIKSSGKVVYFTATFPYVVILILLIRGVSLEGAGDGIQFFIGSKSNWTKLTEGQVWKDAATQTFFSLSIATSGVLTLASYSNFRNNMYMDSIIVTFTNHGTSVFAGFAIFSILGHMAKVYGKPIGEVVKEGFGLAFIVYPDALAKLPVSTFWSILFFFMLFIVGLDSQFAQLEVVVTCLCDAYPEFFKPKRAVVTVAAVAILYLLGLPLVTRAGIYWVTLMDQFVASWVLLVLALFEVIGIFYIYGGNTFIQDIEMMIGKKTFCFWVWWRACWFFISPCIILVVLLWSIISFVPPTYGKIHYPAWGLALGWCMVIFILMWIPLVAVYKLMRAEGSLWQRVKSLCVPSEKWHPYLEIYRGERYSEDNCRRRRVVSTNNKEM from the exons CAG GACTGTCAAACTGAGGATGGTGATGAGAATCCAGACCGTGGAAACTGGACCAATAAGACAGAGTATATGCTCTCGATGATAGGCTTTGCTATTGGCCTTGGAAATATCTGGAGATTTCCATATATAGCTTTTAAAAATGGAGGGG GTGCCTTTCTCTTCCCTTATTTCCTGATGTTGGTGTTATGTGGaattcctcttttcttcctggAAAGCGCCATTGGTCAATTTTGCAGCCAAGGTCCGATCAATGTGTGGAGGGCAGTGCCAATCCTGCAGG GTGTTGGCTTTTCCATGGTTATGGTGAACATATTGGTTTCAATATATTATAATGTCATCGTGGCCTACAGCCTGTACTACATGTTCGCCTCTTTCCAGTCTCCTCTGCCCTGGTCCAAATGCTCCAGTTGGTCTGACAAAAATTGCAGCAGCGCACCTTTAG GCAAAGGCCCATGTAATGTAAATATGGGGTTTTATATTT tgTACTGTAATGTAAGTGGCGTTCTGGTGTCAAACTGGACTCAAGAAAACAGCACATGTCCTTCTTCCAACATGATCAGGGTTCCAGTGCAGAGCCCAAGTGAGCAGTACTGGGA CCGTGTGGCTCTGCAGAGATCAAGCGGTCTTGATGAAACAGGACCAATAGTTTGGCACTTAGccctctgtctgctgctgagctCCGCAATTCTTGCTACAGTACTTATTAAAGGCATCAAGTCCTCAGGAAAA GTTGTGTATTTCACAGCTACATTTCCTTATGTGGTGATTCTGATCCTGCTGATCAGAGGTGTGTCATTGGAGGGAGCTGGAGATGGGATACAGTTCTTCATTGGCTCTAAATCCAATTGGACTAAACTGACTGAGGGACAG GTCTGGAAGGATGCAGCAACTCAGACTTTCTTTTCCTTGTCTATTGCTACGAGTGGAGTTTTAACTCTTGCTTCCTACAGCAACTTCCGCAACAACATGTACATGGATTCAATCATTGTAACCTTCACAAACCATG GAACCAGTGTTTTTGCAGGCTTTGCCATCTTCTCTATTTTGGGTCATATGGCTAAGGTCTATGGAAAGCCTATTGGAGAAGTAGTAAAGGAAG GATTTGGTCTGGCCTTCATTGTGTATCCAGATGCTTTAGCTAAGCTCCCCGTCTCCACTTTCTGGTCCATTCTGTTCTTTTTCATGCTTTTCATTGTTGGCCTGGACTCCCAGTTTGCACAATTAG AGGTGGTTGTCACCTGCCTGTGTGATGCCTATCCTGAATTCTTCAAACCCAAAAGAGCCGTGGTGACAGTAGCAGCAGTCGCCATCCTCTACCTGCTGGGCCTGCCATTAGTCACAAGG GCAGGAATATACTGGGTGACTTTAATGGACCAGTTTGTGGCCAGCTGGGTGCTGCTTGTTTTGGCTCTCTTTGAGGTCATTGGCATCTTCTACATTTATG GAGGGAACACTTTTATACAAGACATTGAGATGATGATTGGAAAAAAGACCTTTTGCTTCTGGGTTTGGTGGAGAGCATGTTGGTTCTTCATCAGCCCCTGCATCATTTTG GTGGTCCTATTGTGGTCTATCATATCCTTTGTGCCTCCCACCTATGGAAAGATCCACTATCCGGCCTGGGGTTTGGCTCTTGGTTGGTGCATGGTAATATTCATCCTCATGTGGATCCCGTTGGTAGCCGTATACAAACTGATGAGggcagagggaagcctctggcAG CGTGTGAAGTCATTGTGTGTACCCTCTGAGAAGTGGCATCCCTACTTGGAGATCTATCGAGGAGAACGCTACTCTGAAGACAACTGTCGCCGACGAAGAGTAGTGTCAACAAACAATAAGGAAATGTAA